A DNA window from Kitasatospora atroaurantiaca contains the following coding sequences:
- a CDS encoding DUF6248 family natural product biosynthesis protein: MLTTADAAWIRQHSWTQGMRETYAEVPEVYTACACRWGASGHCEHGRHNRCHTTGRPVPAAVVCRTDGETPVPGRPALWLTGRDCRWQCPCGCHVPGGL, encoded by the coding sequence GTGCTCACTACCGCTGACGCCGCCTGGATCCGCCAGCACTCGTGGACCCAGGGCATGCGCGAGACCTACGCCGAGGTCCCCGAGGTCTACACCGCCTGCGCCTGCCGGTGGGGCGCCTCCGGCCACTGCGAGCACGGCCGACACAACAGGTGCCACACCACCGGCCGGCCCGTTCCCGCAGCTGTCGTCTGCCGGACCGACGGCGAGACCCCCGTTCCCGGCCGGCCCGCGCTGTGGTTGACCGGCCGGGACTGCCGGTGGCAGTGCCCGTGCGGCTGCCATGTCCCCGGCGGGCTGTGA
- a CDS encoding DUF4326 domain-containing protein, producing the protein MTITLPEPHRIQRRRVKGWRAPEGVVYVGRGTKWGNPWAYRTPSALARVPALDGAPWEHEGRIKAPKMHHAYCHPDGRTTHHFVRHMTRAECVEMYRQALTAPTDKVHVWHGTGLPWLTAEDVSRELAGRDLMCWCPPTAACHADVLLELANPAPTALED; encoded by the coding sequence ATGACCATCACCCTGCCGGAGCCCCATCGCATCCAGCGCCGCCGAGTCAAGGGTTGGCGTGCCCCTGAAGGAGTGGTGTACGTCGGCCGTGGCACGAAGTGGGGCAACCCCTGGGCCTACCGCACCCCCAGCGCGCTCGCCCGCGTTCCCGCCCTTGACGGAGCGCCCTGGGAGCACGAGGGCCGCATCAAGGCTCCGAAGATGCACCACGCCTACTGCCACCCGGACGGGCGCACTACCCATCACTTCGTCCGCCACATGACCCGCGCCGAGTGCGTCGAGATGTACCGGCAGGCACTCACCGCCCCGACCGACAAGGTCCACGTCTGGCATGGGACCGGGCTTCCGTGGCTCACCGCGGAGGACGTGTCCCGCGAGCTCGCCGGGCGGGACCTCATGTGCTGGTGTCCGCCAACAGCTGCCTGTCACGCGGACGTCCTGCTCGAACTCGCGAACCCCGCCCCGACCGCGTTGGAGGACTGA
- a CDS encoding glutamate decarboxylase, whose protein sequence is MALHAAKDQQAADWTTDVFATPLSEQVLPKHRLPDEHSLPEVVYALIHNELLLDGNAAQNLATFCTTWTDDEVRRLMDECLDKNMIDKDEYPQSAEIESRCVNILADLWHAPAGSSGDTRAVGCSTTGSSEAAMLGGLALKWRWRERRRKEGKSTERPNIVMGPVQICWEKFGRYFDVEVRQVPLEPGATGLRAHQLKEYVDENTIGVVAILGVTFTCDYEPVAEIAAELDRLQAETGLDIPIHVDAASGGFIAPFLHPDVVWDFRLERVASINVSGHKYGLAPLGVGWAIWRTADLLPEELVFRVDYLGGDIPTFALNFSRPGGAIVAQYYTFLRLGRGGYRRVQQACADTAQYLAGEIAAMGPFTLLYNGVGGLPAVSYKLADPDNCGFTLYDLSDQLRMRGWQVPSYPLPPDQQETVIQRVLIRHGITRDEIDLLARDMRNSIERLTKGGPAGADRAGFHH, encoded by the coding sequence GTGGCTCTGCACGCGGCGAAGGACCAGCAGGCGGCTGACTGGACGACAGACGTCTTCGCGACACCGTTGAGCGAGCAGGTGCTTCCCAAGCACCGACTGCCCGACGAGCACTCGCTGCCCGAGGTTGTCTACGCGCTGATCCACAACGAGCTGCTGCTGGACGGCAATGCGGCGCAGAACCTTGCGACGTTCTGCACGACCTGGACGGACGACGAGGTCCGCCGGCTGATGGACGAGTGCCTCGACAAGAACATGATCGACAAGGATGAGTATCCGCAGTCCGCCGAGATCGAATCGCGGTGCGTGAACATCCTGGCCGATCTGTGGCACGCGCCGGCCGGTAGCAGCGGCGACACCCGGGCAGTGGGGTGCTCGACCACCGGGTCCAGCGAAGCCGCCATGCTCGGCGGGCTGGCCCTCAAGTGGCGGTGGCGTGAGCGGCGCCGCAAGGAGGGCAAGTCGACCGAACGGCCGAACATCGTCATGGGGCCGGTGCAGATCTGCTGGGAGAAGTTCGGCCGCTACTTCGACGTTGAGGTGCGGCAAGTGCCACTGGAACCGGGCGCGACCGGCTTGCGAGCTCACCAGCTGAAGGAGTACGTCGACGAGAACACCATCGGTGTGGTGGCCATCCTGGGGGTGACCTTCACCTGTGACTACGAACCCGTCGCAGAGATCGCCGCCGAGCTGGACCGCCTCCAGGCGGAGACAGGGCTCGACATCCCCATTCACGTGGACGCCGCGAGCGGCGGGTTCATCGCCCCATTCCTGCACCCCGACGTGGTCTGGGACTTCCGCCTGGAACGGGTGGCGTCCATCAACGTGTCGGGCCACAAGTACGGCCTGGCGCCACTCGGCGTGGGCTGGGCGATCTGGCGCACCGCAGACCTGCTCCCCGAGGAACTGGTCTTCCGGGTTGACTACCTGGGCGGTGACATCCCGACTTTCGCGCTGAACTTCTCTCGCCCGGGCGGCGCCATCGTCGCGCAGTACTACACGTTCCTGCGCCTTGGACGCGGCGGATACCGACGCGTCCAGCAGGCCTGCGCGGACACGGCGCAGTACCTGGCGGGCGAGATCGCCGCGATGGGGCCGTTCACCCTCCTCTACAACGGGGTGGGCGGGCTCCCAGCGGTCTCGTACAAACTCGCCGACCCGGACAACTGCGGGTTCACGCTGTACGACCTCTCCGACCAGCTCCGCATGCGCGGCTGGCAGGTCCCGTCGTACCCGCTTCCACCTGACCAGCAGGAGACTGTGATCCAGCGGGTTCTGATCCGACACGGCATCACACGCGACGAGATCGACCTACTCGCCCGCGACATGCGTAACTCCATCGAGCGACTCACCAAGGGTGGCCCCGCTGGCGCCGACCGGGCCGGGTTCCACCACTGA
- a CDS encoding polyprenyl synthetase family protein, producing MTGFDQISCQRADSAPAADPPAADAVRVALAAEFASRWPADATGLDAVHRYALIPSGKLLRPLLVAHSALALGGDLRQVLPAAIGFECAHVGSLLHDDIIDRDATRRGQPAVHAAFGLEQAIIAGNALYFSWFTALADCQKRGASDRQIAAALDIQARAGVETCRGAADELAMAGDLDGGIAAYMEMARRKTAVLLSAACRVGAILADATTEQAALLSVFGEHLGLAFQIRDDLLPYSNDHDLGNKPGDSDIRNRRPTLPILLALEATDSSTCRTLRRVLLTEADHHKAHRQLRALLERTGAISRARAIADRHAAQAQEAISELPPGPHTKALNDLTVTHATVAGPTPSGR from the coding sequence GTGACCGGATTCGACCAGATATCTTGTCAGCGCGCCGACAGCGCGCCAGCTGCCGACCCACCTGCCGCGGACGCGGTTCGCGTCGCGCTGGCCGCCGAGTTCGCCTCTCGGTGGCCAGCCGATGCCACCGGCCTTGATGCCGTGCACCGGTACGCGCTCATCCCCTCCGGAAAGCTGCTGCGGCCCCTGTTGGTTGCGCACTCCGCGCTGGCGCTCGGCGGCGACTTGCGCCAGGTTCTGCCCGCAGCGATCGGCTTCGAGTGCGCCCACGTGGGAAGTCTGCTCCACGATGACATCATCGACCGCGACGCCACCCGCCGCGGTCAGCCTGCCGTCCACGCGGCCTTTGGCCTCGAACAAGCGATCATCGCCGGAAACGCCCTGTACTTCAGCTGGTTCACCGCCCTTGCCGATTGCCAAAAACGCGGGGCAAGCGATCGCCAAATAGCTGCAGCACTCGACATCCAGGCCCGCGCCGGCGTCGAGACCTGCCGTGGGGCTGCCGACGAGCTTGCGATGGCCGGTGACCTCGACGGGGGTATCGCCGCCTACATGGAGATGGCCCGCCGCAAGACCGCCGTCCTCCTGTCAGCTGCGTGCCGGGTAGGTGCCATCCTTGCGGACGCAACCACCGAACAGGCAGCGCTGCTGAGCGTCTTCGGCGAGCACCTGGGCCTGGCCTTCCAGATCCGCGACGACCTCCTGCCCTACAGCAACGATCACGACCTCGGCAACAAGCCTGGCGACAGCGACATCCGCAACCGGCGCCCCACCCTCCCCATCCTCCTCGCGCTGGAAGCCACGGACAGCAGCACGTGTCGCACCCTGCGCCGGGTGCTGCTGACCGAGGCCGATCATCACAAGGCTCACCGGCAGCTGCGCGCCCTGCTGGAACGCACTGGCGCGATCTCCCGGGCCCGTGCGATCGCGGACCGGCACGCCGCGCAGGCCCAAGAGGCGATTTCCGAGCTCCCACCCGGGCCGCACACCAAGGCACTCAACGACCTGACGGTCACACACGCAACGGTGGCTGGTCCCACTCCGTCCGGGCGTTGA
- a CDS encoding DUF6011 domain-containing protein, with protein sequence MTEQPALTRHRANAPTIDERPARGASSAETQEQLAVHVRCRRCRRPLHDPESRLLRLGRYCEHRDAQTRRYDVEQDVLPGL encoded by the coding sequence GTGACCGAGCAGCCTGCATTGACCCGGCACCGTGCCAATGCTCCTACCATCGATGAGCGACCAGCCCGAGGCGCTTCCTCTGCCGAGACTCAGGAGCAGCTGGCAGTGCATGTCAGGTGTCGTCGCTGCCGTCGGCCGCTTCATGACCCGGAGAGCCGACTGCTGCGCCTTGGCAGGTACTGCGAGCACCGAGACGCACAGACGCGGCGCTATGACGTCGAGCAGGACGTGCTACCAGGACTCTGA